From a single Bryobacter aggregatus MPL3 genomic region:
- the sppA gene encoding signal peptide peptidase SppA yields the protein MKKFLLGILCGFVFAGLAILILGFALIRAASKSAPETAGESFLVLRLDSEIVERPADENPIPWFDMQSPWTVLEIKQVLERAATDNKIKGLFLEGGRTSMGWAKAEELRMALLAFKKSGKPVHAFLRTPNAKDYFVATAADRVSMVDEDYLDLKGLRVERTYYKNTLDKLGIQVEVEHIGKYKDFGDSYTKTSMTPETRESMGAILDGIFNVMVQGIAEGRKRTPAEIERLMDDGPFLAKAALKEKLVDALSYEEGAMDELAKVANVSSKSRSSARDYRKQIRFRWDKNADQKIAYLVAEGDIIRGSASGGFGNSDSIIASRDFIKNVQALKNDSSYKAVLLRIDSGGGDAIASDELLAALQELSKAKPLVISMSDVAASGGYYMAVTGDPILAYPGTITGSIGVVFGKPNLKGLYDKIGLTKDGLQRGKNADLDSEYKPMSDTARKKLREGIEESYRTFVGKVAAGRKAQVEEIETLAQGRAWIASDPKAKRLTDQLGGIDAALAALYKKGNLTNTSQLRLVPYPPTQNALEKWFSEDKLVSTAFQSAFGGAFKLETPAYVDELRKGLRPALRQGGMLRWMPYTIDVK from the coding sequence ATGAAGAAGTTTCTCCTAGGCATCCTCTGCGGCTTTGTATTCGCCGGACTCGCGATCTTGATTCTCGGCTTCGCGCTCATTCGAGCAGCATCGAAAAGCGCTCCTGAAACTGCAGGAGAATCCTTTCTCGTGCTTCGCCTCGATAGTGAAATTGTCGAGCGCCCGGCGGACGAGAATCCGATTCCGTGGTTCGACATGCAGTCGCCCTGGACGGTGCTGGAGATCAAACAGGTTCTCGAGCGCGCCGCCACCGACAACAAGATCAAGGGACTCTTCCTCGAAGGCGGAAGAACCTCAATGGGATGGGCCAAGGCGGAAGAACTCCGCATGGCCCTTCTTGCTTTTAAGAAGAGTGGCAAGCCGGTCCACGCCTTCCTGCGCACGCCCAATGCAAAGGATTACTTTGTCGCCACAGCCGCCGATCGCGTCTCGATGGTGGACGAGGACTATCTCGATCTCAAAGGCCTCCGCGTCGAACGCACCTATTACAAAAACACTCTCGACAAGCTGGGGATCCAGGTGGAGGTGGAGCACATCGGCAAGTACAAGGACTTCGGCGATAGCTACACCAAGACCTCGATGACGCCCGAGACGCGCGAATCAATGGGTGCCATCCTCGATGGGATTTTCAATGTCATGGTCCAAGGGATTGCCGAAGGCCGCAAGCGCACTCCTGCCGAAATTGAACGGCTGATGGACGACGGCCCTTTCCTCGCTAAGGCCGCACTTAAAGAAAAGCTGGTGGACGCGCTCAGCTACGAGGAGGGTGCGATGGATGAGTTGGCCAAGGTGGCCAATGTGTCGTCCAAGAGCCGGAGCTCCGCGCGCGACTACCGCAAGCAGATCCGCTTCCGTTGGGACAAGAATGCCGATCAGAAGATCGCCTATCTTGTCGCTGAGGGCGACATCATCCGGGGATCGGCCAGCGGTGGCTTTGGCAACAGCGACAGCATCATCGCCTCGCGCGACTTCATTAAGAACGTACAGGCGCTCAAGAACGATTCCAGTTATAAGGCTGTTCTGCTCCGGATTGATTCCGGCGGTGGCGATGCCATCGCTTCCGACGAGTTGCTGGCCGCGCTCCAGGAACTGAGCAAAGCCAAGCCGCTCGTCATCTCGATGTCCGATGTCGCTGCCAGCGGCGGCTACTACATGGCCGTTACTGGCGACCCGATCCTCGCCTACCCCGGCACCATCACGGGCTCGATTGGCGTCGTCTTCGGCAAGCCGAACCTGAAAGGCCTCTACGACAAAATCGGGCTGACCAAGGATGGCCTGCAACGAGGGAAGAACGCCGATCTCGATTCGGAATACAAACCGATGAGTGACACGGCCCGCAAGAAACTGCGGGAAGGCATCGAGGAAAGCTACCGGACCTTCGTCGGCAAGGTGGCCGCCGGGCGCAAGGCCCAGGTAGAGGAAATTGAAACTCTCGCCCAGGGCCGCGCCTGGATTGCATCGGACCCGAAGGCGAAGCGCCTCACCGATCAGTTGGGCGGCATCGACGCCGCACTGGCCGCGCTCTACAAGAAGGGAAATCTCACCAACACGAGCCAATTGCGCCTGGTTCCCTACCCACCCACGCAGAACGCCCTGGAGAAGTGGTTTAGCGAAGACAAGCTCGTGAGCACCGCCTTCCAGTCCGCTTTCGGCGGCGCTTTCAAGCTGGAGACACCCGCCTATGTGGACGAACTCCGCAAGGGTCTGCGTCCTGCGCTGCGCCAAGGTGGAATGCTCCGCTGGATGCCTTATACGATTGATGTGAAATAG